A single region of the Nocardioides ochotonae genome encodes:
- the ettA gene encoding energy-dependent translational throttle protein EttA: MAEYVFTLRNVRKAHGDKVVLDNVTLSFLHGAKIGVVGPNGAGKSSLLKIMAGLDQPNNGDAIKDPDATVGMLQQEPPLTEGKTVLENVEEAVGEIKAKLDRYNAISEEMASPDADFDTLLAEMGDLQTDLDHASAWDLDSRLDQAMDALRCPPPDTLVDNLSGGERRRVALCKLLLQQPDLLLLDEPTNHLDAESVQWLEGHLKSYPGAVLAITHDRYFLDNVAEWIAEVDRGSIHGYEGNYSTYLETKKDRLKIEGQKDAKRARMLEKELEWVRSNAKARQTKSRSRLARYEELAAEAEKARKIDTAEINIPAGPRLGDIVLEAKHLTKGFGDRVLWNDVSFTLPRAGIVGVVGPNGVGKTTLFRMITGNDEPDSGELVVGQTVKISYVDQSRGGIDPNKNVWEVVSDGLDFIKVANFEMNSRAYVASFGFKGPDQQKKAGVLSGGERNRLNLALTLKMGGNMLLLDEPTNDLDVETLSSLEDALLDFPGCAVVTSHDRWFLDRVATHILAWEGDEEDGGKWFWFEGNFASYEQNKVERLGPDAARPHRVTHRRLTRD; encoded by the coding sequence ATGGCCGAATATGTCTTCACCCTGCGCAACGTCCGCAAGGCACACGGCGACAAGGTCGTCCTCGACAACGTCACCCTCTCGTTCCTCCACGGCGCCAAGATCGGTGTCGTCGGCCCCAACGGCGCGGGCAAGTCGTCGCTGCTGAAGATCATGGCCGGCCTCGACCAGCCCAACAACGGCGACGCGATCAAGGACCCCGACGCCACCGTCGGCATGCTCCAGCAGGAGCCGCCGCTGACCGAGGGCAAGACCGTGCTCGAGAACGTCGAGGAGGCGGTCGGCGAGATCAAGGCGAAGCTCGACCGCTACAACGCGATCTCGGAGGAGATGGCCAGCCCCGACGCCGACTTCGACACGCTGCTCGCCGAGATGGGCGACCTGCAGACCGACCTCGACCACGCCAGCGCGTGGGACCTCGACAGCCGCCTGGACCAGGCGATGGACGCCCTGCGCTGCCCGCCGCCGGACACCCTCGTCGACAACCTCTCCGGTGGTGAGCGCCGCCGCGTCGCGCTGTGCAAGCTGCTGCTCCAGCAGCCCGACCTGCTGCTGCTCGACGAGCCCACCAACCACCTCGACGCCGAGTCGGTGCAGTGGCTCGAGGGGCACCTGAAGAGCTACCCGGGCGCCGTCCTGGCCATCACCCACGACCGGTACTTCCTGGACAACGTCGCCGAGTGGATCGCCGAGGTCGACCGCGGCTCGATCCACGGCTACGAGGGCAACTACTCCACCTACCTGGAGACCAAGAAGGACCGCCTCAAGATCGAGGGCCAGAAGGACGCCAAGCGCGCGAGGATGCTGGAGAAGGAGCTGGAGTGGGTCCGCTCCAACGCCAAGGCCCGCCAGACCAAGAGCCGCTCGCGCCTGGCCCGCTACGAGGAGCTCGCCGCGGAGGCCGAGAAGGCCCGCAAGATCGACACCGCGGAGATCAACATCCCCGCCGGCCCGCGCCTCGGTGACATCGTGCTCGAGGCGAAGCACCTCACCAAGGGCTTCGGCGACCGGGTGCTGTGGAACGACGTCTCCTTCACCCTGCCCCGCGCCGGCATCGTCGGCGTGGTCGGCCCCAACGGTGTCGGCAAGACGACGCTGTTCCGGATGATCACCGGCAACGACGAGCCGGACTCCGGTGAGCTCGTGGTCGGTCAGACGGTGAAGATCTCCTACGTCGACCAGAGCCGTGGCGGCATCGACCCGAACAAGAACGTCTGGGAGGTCGTCTCCGACGGCCTGGACTTCATCAAGGTCGCCAACTTCGAGATGAACAGCCGCGCCTACGTCGCCTCGTTCGGCTTCAAGGGCCCGGACCAGCAGAAGAAGGCCGGGGTGCTCTCCGGTGGTGAGCGCAACCGCCTCAACCTGGCGCTGACGCTGAAGATGGGCGGCAACATGCTGCTCCTCGACGAGCCGACCAACGACCTGGACGTGGAGACGCTGTCCTCCCTCGAGGACGCGCTGCTGGACTTCCCGGGCTGTGCCGTGGTCACCTCCCACGACCGGTGGTTCCTGGACCGGGTCGCCACCCACATCCTCGCCTGGGAGGGCGACGAGGAGGACGGCGGCAAGTGGTTCTGGTTCGAGGGCAACTTCGCCTCCTACGAGCAGAACAAGGTCGAGCGTCTCGGCCCGGACGCGGCCCGTCCGCACCGGGTCACCCACCGCCGCCTGACCCGCGACTGA
- a CDS encoding MarR family winged helix-turn-helix transcriptional regulator, with product MADREMRWLDNSEQRSWRALLMGVTLLMDRLDDDLQERFDLSMVEYEILVRLSESDGRMRMAQLADGLAHSRSRVTHTIKRMEKAQLVRREASAEDGRGIVAVMTPAGHDLLVRAAPVHVQGVRDHLVDLVSREDFAAVGRVMNTVADHLVGAHPEREMREI from the coding sequence GTGGCTGACCGAGAGATGCGCTGGCTCGACAACTCCGAGCAGCGGTCGTGGCGGGCGCTGCTGATGGGCGTGACCCTGCTGATGGACCGGCTCGACGACGACCTCCAGGAGCGCTTCGACCTCTCGATGGTGGAGTACGAGATCCTCGTGCGCCTCTCCGAGAGCGACGGGCGGATGCGGATGGCGCAGCTGGCCGACGGCCTCGCCCACAGCCGCAGCCGGGTCACCCACACGATCAAGCGGATGGAGAAGGCCCAGCTGGTACGCCGCGAGGCCTCGGCCGAGGACGGCCGGGGCATCGTCGCGGTGATGACGCCGGCCGGGCACGACCTGCTGGTCCGCGCCGCGCCGGTGCACGTGCAGGGCGTGCGCGACCACCTCGTCGACCTGGTCAGCCGCGAGGACTTCGCCGCCGTGGGCCGGGTGATGAACACCGTCGCGGACCACCTTGTCGGCGCCCACCCCGAGCGGGAGATGCGCGAGATCTGA
- a CDS encoding acetyl-CoA C-acetyltransferase — protein MPEAVIVSATRSPIGRANKGSLKDLRPDDLAATIVRAALDQVPALDKATVDDVYLGCGLPGGEMGFNMARVVNILNDMDGVPGATLTRYCASSLQTTRMAFHAIRAGEGDVFISAGVETVSRFRNGTSDHLPNTQNPLFTDAEARTQEYAAGGRDWHDPREDAELPDIYIAMGQTAENVARMRRLDRRELDEFGVRSQNLAEKAIADGFWAREITPVTTPDGTVVTTDDGPRAGVTYEAIAQLQPVFRPDGVVTAGNCCALNDGAAAVVVMSDTRAAELGLTPLARIVATGVSALSPEIMGLGPVEASQRALANAGMSIGDIDLVEINEAFAAQVVPSYQDLGIDLDRLNVNGGAIAVGHPFGMSGARLQATMLNSLDWHDKTTGLITMCVGGGQGMALILERV, from the coding sequence ATGCCCGAGGCCGTGATCGTCTCCGCCACCCGCAGCCCGATCGGCAGGGCCAACAAGGGCTCGCTCAAGGACCTGCGCCCCGACGACCTGGCCGCGACCATCGTCCGCGCGGCCCTCGACCAGGTTCCCGCCCTCGACAAGGCCACCGTAGACGACGTCTACCTCGGCTGTGGGCTGCCCGGCGGGGAGATGGGCTTCAACATGGCCCGGGTCGTCAACATCCTCAACGACATGGACGGCGTCCCCGGCGCGACGCTGACGCGCTACTGCGCCTCCTCGCTCCAGACGACCCGGATGGCCTTCCACGCGATCCGCGCCGGCGAGGGCGACGTCTTCATCTCGGCGGGCGTCGAGACCGTGTCGCGCTTCCGCAACGGCACCTCCGACCACCTCCCGAACACCCAGAACCCGCTCTTCACCGACGCCGAGGCCCGCACCCAGGAGTACGCCGCCGGCGGGCGCGACTGGCACGACCCGCGCGAGGACGCCGAGCTGCCCGACATCTACATCGCGATGGGCCAGACCGCGGAGAACGTCGCCAGGATGCGCCGGCTGGACCGCCGCGAGCTCGACGAGTTCGGCGTCCGCTCGCAGAACCTCGCCGAGAAGGCGATCGCCGACGGCTTCTGGGCCCGCGAGATCACCCCGGTGACCACGCCGGACGGCACCGTCGTCACCACCGACGACGGCCCGCGCGCCGGCGTGACCTATGAGGCGATCGCCCAGCTGCAGCCGGTCTTCCGCCCCGACGGGGTGGTGACCGCCGGCAACTGCTGCGCCCTCAACGACGGTGCCGCGGCGGTGGTGGTCATGTCCGACACCCGCGCCGCCGAGCTCGGCCTCACCCCGTTGGCGCGCATCGTCGCCACCGGGGTCTCGGCCCTCTCCCCCGAGATCATGGGTCTCGGGCCGGTCGAGGCGAGCCAGCGGGCGCTGGCGAACGCCGGCATGAGCATCGGCGACATCGACCTCGTGGAGATCAACGAGGCCTTCGCCGCCCAGGTGGTGCCGTCCTACCAGGACCTCGGCATCGATCTCGACCGGCTCAACGTCAACGGCGGCGCGATCGCCGTCGGCCACCCGTTCGGCATGAGCGGCGCCCGGCTCCAGGCCACGATGCTCAACAGCCTGGACTGGCACGACAAGACCACCGGCCTGATCACCATGTGCGTCGGCGGTGGCCAGGGCATGGCGCTCATCCTCGAGCGGGTCTGA
- a CDS encoding acyl-CoA thioesterase — MRHLYECPMRWADLDLLGHVNNVTYVDYLQEARVDMLRTHDLRSRTAGLVEGIVVARHEVSYLAPLMFGFRPVSIECWVTEIRAASFTMAYEVFHTGEDGTRTVYLRATTVLSPYVFAEERPRRLTAEEKAVLERFREDPPPASAPIAPVPHTESGHYPVRVRFSDVDVYGHVNNVKYFEYLQEARIWLVDQMMRDAGVDTAGVSVVVAQTDVDYKVPILFRPEAYDVWSTIAHLGTKSMVIESEICDGDVVLARARVVMVFFDVAQQRSAAPPEEYRAVVTKYAERTRVAAL; from the coding sequence GTGCGCCATCTCTACGAGTGCCCCATGCGCTGGGCCGACCTGGACCTGCTGGGACACGTCAACAACGTCACCTACGTCGACTACCTCCAGGAGGCGCGCGTCGACATGCTGCGCACCCACGACCTGCGCTCGCGCACCGCGGGCCTGGTCGAGGGGATCGTGGTGGCACGCCACGAGGTGAGCTACCTGGCCCCCCTGATGTTCGGATTCCGCCCGGTGAGCATCGAGTGCTGGGTGACCGAGATCCGCGCGGCCAGCTTCACGATGGCCTACGAGGTCTTCCACACCGGCGAGGACGGCACCCGCACCGTCTACCTGCGGGCGACGACGGTGCTCTCGCCGTACGTCTTCGCCGAGGAGCGCCCGCGGCGCCTGACCGCGGAGGAGAAGGCGGTGCTCGAGCGGTTCCGCGAGGACCCGCCGCCCGCCTCGGCGCCGATCGCGCCGGTGCCGCACACCGAGTCCGGGCACTACCCGGTGCGGGTGCGGTTCTCCGACGTCGACGTCTACGGCCACGTCAACAACGTGAAGTACTTCGAGTACCTCCAGGAGGCGCGCATCTGGCTGGTCGACCAGATGATGCGCGACGCCGGGGTCGACACCGCCGGGGTCTCGGTCGTGGTGGCCCAGACCGACGTCGACTACAAGGTGCCGATCCTGTTCCGCCCCGAGGCCTACGACGTGTGGTCCACGATCGCGCACCTCGGCACCAAGTCGATGGTGATCGAGTCCGAGATCTGCGACGGCGACGTGGTGCTGGCCCGTGCCCGGGTGGTGATGGTCTTCTTCGACGTCGCCCAGCAGCGCTCCGCCGCGCCGCCGGAGGAGTACCGCGCCGTGGTCACGAAGTACGCCGAGCGCACCCGCGTCGCCGCTCTCTGA
- a CDS encoding globin, protein MDRVSTFYDDIGGYDTITKIVAKFYEGVAGDEVLRPMYPEEDLGPAEVRFRDFLVQYWGGPSTYSERRGHPRLRMRHAPFRVDPVSRDHWLQHFRAALDEADLTPEQDAQFWDYVTHAAQFMVNTVE, encoded by the coding sequence ATGGACCGGGTGAGCACCTTCTACGACGACATCGGCGGCTACGACACGATCACCAAGATCGTGGCGAAGTTCTACGAGGGCGTTGCCGGGGACGAGGTGCTGCGCCCGATGTACCCCGAGGAGGACCTCGGGCCCGCCGAGGTCCGGTTCCGCGACTTCCTCGTGCAGTACTGGGGCGGCCCCTCGACCTACTCCGAGCGCCGCGGTCACCCGCGACTGCGGATGCGCCACGCGCCCTTCCGCGTCGACCCGGTCTCCCGCGACCACTGGCTCCAGCACTTCCGTGCCGCGCTCGACGAGGCCGACCTGACGCCCGAGCAGGACGCGCAGTTCTGGGACTACGTCACCCACGCGGCGCAGTTCATGGTGAACACCGTCGAGTGA
- a CDS encoding OsmC family peroxiredoxin — protein MATTRQATTNWEGTLFEGAGKVTLESSGLGTYDVSWPSRAEEANGKTSPEELIAAAHSSCFSMAFSNGLAKNDTPATSLKTTASVEFTPGTGITGIKLTVVGQVEGIDEAKFVEVAQAAKEGCPVSQALAGTTITLDASLA, from the coding sequence ATGGCTACCACCCGTCAGGCGACGACCAACTGGGAAGGCACCCTCTTCGAGGGCGCCGGCAAGGTCACGCTGGAGTCCTCCGGCCTCGGCACCTACGACGTGTCCTGGCCCTCGCGGGCCGAGGAGGCGAACGGCAAGACCAGCCCCGAGGAGCTGATCGCCGCCGCGCACTCCTCCTGCTTCTCGATGGCCTTCTCCAACGGCCTGGCCAAGAACGACACCCCGGCCACGTCGCTGAAGACCACGGCCTCGGTGGAGTTCACCCCCGGCACCGGCATCACCGGCATCAAGCTGACCGTCGTCGGCCAGGTCGAGGGCATCGACGAGGCGAAGTTCGTCGAGGTCGCCCAGGCCGCCAAGGAGGGCTGCCCGGTCAGCCAGGCGCTCGCCGGCACCACGATCACCCTGGACGCCTCGCTCGCCTGA
- a CDS encoding mechanosensitive ion channel family protein — translation MALIQTTDSCAEDETVCNTVFDLTNNQTAANIADLIIGKPLAITGLVVLAVVIRWMLHKVVNRLVAGAEDGVLPQQVGRALRRGPVAPPTASELIASTRRVQRAKTIGDLFKSIITGVIVAVFGTMILSELGVNIAPIIASAGILGLALGFGAQSLVRDFLSGVFMIVEDQYGVGDVVDVGEASGTVEAVSLRITRLRDLNGTVWYVPNGEIMRVGNMSQNWSRAVVDVSVGYGEDLARVQNVLREIAHDLWQDDEFRTVIIEEPEVTGVEALAADAVTLRVLIKTSPLEQWAVAREMRQRIKSRFDHEGIEIPFAQRVVWHREESAAQGGADAHEGTEPGDVSEHDAVDSGGQHRR, via the coding sequence ATGGCCCTCATCCAGACGACAGACTCCTGCGCCGAGGACGAGACCGTGTGCAACACCGTCTTCGACCTGACCAACAACCAGACCGCGGCGAACATCGCCGACCTGATCATCGGCAAGCCGCTGGCGATCACCGGCCTGGTGGTCCTCGCGGTGGTCATCCGCTGGATGCTGCACAAGGTCGTGAACCGCCTCGTCGCGGGCGCCGAGGACGGCGTGCTCCCCCAGCAGGTCGGCCGGGCGCTGCGCCGCGGGCCGGTCGCGCCGCCCACCGCCAGCGAGCTGATCGCCTCGACCCGGCGCGTGCAGCGGGCGAAGACCATCGGCGACCTGTTCAAGTCCATCATCACCGGCGTCATCGTGGCCGTCTTCGGCACCATGATCCTCAGCGAGCTGGGCGTGAACATCGCCCCGATCATCGCCAGCGCCGGGATCCTCGGCCTCGCGCTCGGCTTCGGCGCCCAGTCGCTCGTCCGCGACTTCCTCTCCGGCGTCTTCATGATCGTGGAGGACCAGTACGGCGTGGGCGACGTCGTCGACGTCGGCGAGGCCAGCGGCACCGTCGAGGCGGTCAGCCTGCGCATCACCCGCCTGCGCGACCTCAACGGCACCGTCTGGTACGTGCCGAACGGCGAGATCATGCGGGTCGGCAACATGAGCCAGAACTGGTCGCGGGCCGTCGTCGACGTGAGCGTCGGCTACGGCGAGGACCTGGCCCGGGTGCAGAACGTGCTGCGGGAGATCGCCCACGACCTGTGGCAGGACGACGAGTTCCGCACGGTGATCATCGAGGAGCCCGAGGTCACCGGCGTCGAGGCGCTGGCCGCCGACGCCGTCACCCTGCGGGTGCTGATCAAGACCTCCCCGCTGGAGCAATGGGCGGTCGCCCGCGAGATGCGCCAGCGGATCAAGTCGCGCTTCGACCACGAGGGCATCGAGATCCCCTTCGCCCAGCGCGTTGTCTGGCACCGCGAGGAGAGCGCCGCCCAGGGCGGTGCCGACGCCCACGAGGGGACGGAGCCCGGCGACGTCAGCGAGCACGACGCCGTCGACTCCGGCGGGCAGCACCGCCGCTGA
- a CDS encoding DUF5130 family protein, with protein MPAGDSVFTRGELNALEATIRQAELDSRVEFSVFVGNAEGDPRAFATSLHNTLVAPARSILIMVDPQRRALEVVTGGWVRRNLTDAEVELAALAMQRAFAEGELLDGLRAGINLLAEHARTPRTLHAR; from the coding sequence GTGCCCGCTGGTGATTCGGTCTTCACTCGGGGCGAGCTGAACGCCCTCGAGGCGACGATCCGTCAGGCGGAGCTCGACTCACGGGTCGAGTTCTCCGTCTTCGTCGGCAACGCCGAGGGTGACCCCCGGGCGTTCGCGACGAGCCTGCACAACACGCTGGTCGCCCCCGCGCGCAGCATCCTGATCATGGTCGACCCCCAGCGCCGCGCGCTGGAGGTCGTCACCGGCGGCTGGGTGCGCCGCAACCTCACCGACGCCGAGGTCGAGCTGGCCGCCCTGGCGATGCAGCGCGCGTTCGCCGAGGGCGAGCTGCTCGACGGCCTGCGGGCGGGGATCAACCTGCTCGCCGAGCACGCCCGCACCCCGCGCACGCTGCACGCGCGCTGA